In the genome of Streptomyces sp. NBC_00190, one region contains:
- a CDS encoding cobyrinate a,c-diamide synthase codes for MVTSSNVPRLVIAAPSSGSGKTTVATGLMAAFSERGLAVSPHKAGPDYIDPGYHALATGRPGRNLDAFMCGPELVAPLFAHGAAGCDLAVVEGVMGLYDGAAGRGELASTAQVAKLLRAPVVLVVDASSQSRSVAALVHGFASFDPQVRLGGVILNKVGSDRHEAMLREALEEAGMPVLGVLRRAPQVAAPSRHLGLVPVAERRADALAAVAALADQVRQGCDLDALMALARTAPPLSADAWSASQALEAQSPALSPGPRPVVAVAGGAAFTFSYAEHAELLTAAGAEVVTFDPLRDEALPEGTTGLVIGGGFPEVYAPELSANEPLRKAVAHFAAQGGPVAAECAGLLYLARSLDGKPMCGVLDADARMSERLTLGYREAVAVSDSALAPAGTRLRGHEFHRTVIEPGAGAAPAWGFTHPERRVEGFVQQGVHASYLHTHWAAQPSVARRFAEAAGHGR; via the coding sequence GTGGTGACTTCGTCCAACGTTCCCCGGCTGGTCATCGCCGCGCCGTCGTCCGGCAGCGGCAAGACCACCGTCGCCACGGGCCTGATGGCGGCCTTCTCGGAGCGCGGCCTCGCCGTGTCCCCGCACAAGGCCGGGCCGGACTACATCGATCCGGGCTACCACGCGCTGGCCACCGGCCGCCCGGGGCGCAACCTCGACGCCTTCATGTGCGGGCCGGAGCTCGTCGCTCCGCTGTTCGCGCACGGGGCGGCCGGGTGCGACCTCGCCGTGGTCGAGGGCGTGATGGGCCTGTACGACGGGGCCGCGGGGCGGGGTGAGCTGGCGTCGACGGCGCAGGTCGCGAAGTTGCTGCGGGCGCCGGTGGTACTGGTCGTCGACGCCTCGTCGCAGTCGCGGTCGGTGGCGGCGCTGGTGCACGGATTCGCCTCCTTCGACCCGCAGGTGCGGCTCGGAGGCGTGATCTTGAACAAGGTCGGCTCCGACCGGCACGAGGCGATGCTGCGGGAGGCGCTGGAGGAGGCGGGGATGCCGGTGCTCGGCGTCCTGCGCCGGGCTCCGCAGGTGGCCGCGCCGTCGCGGCACCTGGGGCTGGTCCCGGTCGCGGAGCGGCGCGCGGATGCGCTGGCCGCCGTGGCGGCGCTGGCGGACCAGGTGCGCCAGGGCTGCGACCTGGACGCGCTGATGGCTCTGGCCCGTACGGCCCCGCCGTTGTCCGCCGACGCGTGGTCTGCGTCGCAGGCGCTCGAGGCGCAGAGTCCGGCGCTGAGCCCCGGTCCACGGCCGGTGGTCGCCGTCGCGGGCGGGGCCGCGTTCACGTTCTCGTACGCCGAGCACGCGGAGCTGCTCACCGCCGCGGGAGCGGAGGTCGTCACCTTCGATCCGCTCCGGGACGAGGCGCTGCCCGAGGGAACCACCGGCCTGGTGATCGGCGGCGGTTTCCCCGAGGTGTACGCGCCCGAGCTGTCGGCCAACGAGCCGCTCCGCAAGGCCGTGGCCCACTTCGCCGCACAAGGCGGCCCCGTGGCCGCCGAGTGCGCCGGGCTGCTGTACCTCGCGCGGTCCCTGGACGGGAAGCCCATGTGCGGGGTGCTCGACGCCGACGCCCGGATGTCGGAGCGCCTGACCCTCGGCTACCGCGAGGCGGTTGCGGTGTCCGACAGCGCGCTCGCGCCCGCCGGCACCCGGCTGCGCGGCCACGAGTTCCACCGGACGGTGATAGAGCCGGGCGCGGGAGCCGCGCCTGCGTGGGGGTTCACGCACCCGGAACGCCGCGTCGAGGGCTTCGTACAGCAGGGCGTGCACGCCAGCTACCTGCACACGCACTGGGCGGCGCAGCCGTCCGTGGCCCGCCGGTTCGCAGAAGCCGCGGGCCACGGGCGGTGA
- the cobO gene encoding cob(I)yrinic acid a,c-diamide adenosyltransferase yields the protein MPQGQPIVVPDDGLTTRQRRNRPLVFVHTGPGKGKSTAAFGLALRAWNQGWPIGVFQFVKSAKWKVGEENALKVLGASGEGGSVVWHKMGEGWSWVQRDAQLDNEQAAKEGWEQVKRDLAAETHKLYVLDEFAYPMHWGWIDVDEVIEVLRTRPGTQHVVITGRNAPEKLLEFADLVTEMTKVKHPMDAGQKGQKGIEW from the coding sequence ATGCCGCAGGGACAGCCGATCGTCGTTCCGGACGACGGGCTCACGACGCGCCAGCGCCGCAACCGCCCGCTCGTCTTCGTCCACACCGGCCCCGGCAAGGGCAAGTCGACGGCGGCCTTCGGGCTGGCGCTGCGCGCCTGGAACCAGGGCTGGCCGATCGGGGTGTTCCAGTTCGTCAAGTCGGCGAAGTGGAAGGTCGGCGAGGAGAACGCGCTCAAGGTGCTCGGCGCCTCCGGCGAGGGCGGCTCCGTCGTCTGGCACAAGATGGGCGAGGGCTGGTCCTGGGTCCAGCGGGACGCGCAGCTCGACAACGAGCAGGCGGCCAAGGAGGGCTGGGAGCAGGTCAAGCGCGATCTGGCCGCCGAGACGCACAAGCTGTACGTTCTCGACGAGTTCGCGTACCCGATGCACTGGGGCTGGATCGACGTCGACGAGGTCATCGAGGTGCTGCGCACCCGTCCCGGCACCCAGCACGTGGTGATCACGGGGCGCAACGCACCGGAGAAGCTGCTGGAGTTCGCGGATCTCGTCACCGAGATGACCAAGGTCAAGCACCCGATGGACGCCGGCCAGAAGGGCCAGAAGGGCATCGAGTGGTGA
- the cobC gene encoding Rv2231c family pyridoxal phosphate-dependent protein CobC, whose product MGEYATQLVVGVGGRTGVSVAEVCALVEETLRGAGLATASVTALATVDSKAGEAGIAGAAERFGVPLIAYPAAYLAEIPVPNPSDAARTAAGTPSVAEAAALASGGELLVPKRRSVAATCAVATAQAHDLRHHGDAEVMDAGSDLVDLAVNVRADTPPEWLKQRIAASLGDLAAYPDGRAARAAVAARHGLPVERVLLTAGAAEAFVLIARALGAVRPVVVHPQFTEPEAALRDAGHRVERVVLRAADGFRLDPEAVPEDADLVVVGNPTNPTSVLHPARTLAALARPGRILVVDEAFMDAVPGEREALAGRMDVPGLVVLRSLTKTWGLAGLRIGYVLAEPQVIAKLAAAQPLWPVSTPALVAAEACVTPAALAEAEEAARRIAVDRAHLLAGLAEFDEVTVAGVAQGPFVLIQVADGAQVRTRLRALGFAVRRGDTFPGLDRSWLRLAVRDRATTGRLLQALDHALTLAATS is encoded by the coding sequence GTGGGCGAGTACGCGACGCAGCTGGTGGTCGGGGTCGGCGGACGCACGGGGGTTTCCGTGGCGGAGGTCTGCGCCCTGGTCGAGGAGACGCTTCGGGGGGCCGGACTGGCCACGGCGTCGGTGACGGCGCTGGCCACGGTGGACTCGAAGGCGGGCGAGGCGGGGATAGCGGGCGCGGCGGAACGTTTCGGCGTGCCCCTCATCGCGTACCCCGCCGCCTACCTGGCCGAGATCCCCGTACCGAACCCCTCGGACGCGGCGCGCACCGCCGCCGGGACCCCCTCGGTGGCGGAGGCCGCAGCGCTCGCGAGCGGCGGTGAACTCCTCGTACCCAAGCGGCGGTCGGTGGCCGCGACCTGCGCGGTGGCCACGGCGCAGGCGCACGACCTGCGCCACCACGGCGACGCGGAGGTGATGGACGCGGGCTCCGACCTGGTGGACCTCGCGGTCAACGTACGGGCGGACACGCCCCCGGAGTGGCTCAAGCAGCGGATCGCCGCCTCCCTCGGGGATCTCGCCGCCTACCCCGACGGCCGGGCCGCCCGCGCGGCGGTGGCGGCCCGGCACGGGCTGCCGGTCGAGCGGGTGCTCCTGACGGCCGGGGCGGCGGAGGCCTTCGTGCTGATCGCCCGGGCCCTGGGCGCCGTACGGCCGGTCGTGGTGCATCCGCAGTTCACCGAGCCGGAGGCGGCGCTGCGGGACGCGGGGCACCGGGTGGAGCGGGTGGTGCTGCGGGCGGCGGACGGGTTCCGGCTGGACCCGGAGGCGGTGCCCGAGGACGCGGACCTGGTGGTGGTCGGCAACCCGACCAACCCGACGTCGGTCCTGCACCCGGCGCGGACGCTGGCCGCGCTGGCCCGGCCGGGCCGGATCCTGGTGGTGGACGAGGCGTTCATGGACGCCGTCCCGGGCGAACGGGAGGCCCTGGCCGGGCGGATGGACGTCCCCGGGCTCGTGGTGCTGCGGAGCCTGACGAAGACCTGGGGCCTGGCGGGGCTGCGGATCGGCTACGTACTGGCCGAGCCGCAGGTGATCGCGAAGCTGGCGGCCGCCCAGCCGCTGTGGCCGGTGTCCACGCCGGCGCTGGTGGCGGCCGAGGCCTGCGTGACTCCGGCGGCGCTGGCCGAGGCGGAGGAGGCGGCGCGGCGGATCGCGGTGGACCGGGCCCATCTGCTGGCCGGGCTCGCGGAGTTCGACGAGGTCACTGTGGCGGGGGTGGCGCAGGGGCCGTTCGTCCTGATCCAGGTGGCGGACGGGGCGCAGGTACGCACGAGGCTGCGCGCCCTCGGCTTCGCCGTCCGCCGCGGGGACACCTTCCCGGGGCTGGACCGCTCCTGGCTCCGGCTGGCGGTCCGCGACCGGGCGACGACGGGCCGACTCCTCCAGGCCCTGGACCACGCCCTGACGCTGGCCGCCACCAGCTGA
- a CDS encoding cobyric acid synthase encodes MSGAKRGGGLLVAGTTSDAGKSVVTAGICRWLARQGVKVAPFKAQNMSLNSFVTREGAEIGRAQAMQAQAARVEPTALMNPVLLKPGGDRSSQVVLLGKPVGEMSARGYHGGRQEQLLGIVTDCLEQLRGTYDAVICEGAGSPAEINLRRTDIVNMGIARAARFPVVVVGDIDRGGVFASFFGTTALLSPEDQSLIAGYLVNKFRGDVSLLEPGMEMLRGLTGRATYGVLPFQHGLGIDEEDGLRVSLRGAVRESVVAPPVGEDVLRVAVCAVPLMSNFTDVDALAAEPGVVVRFVDRAEELADADLVVVPGTRGTVKALAWLRERGLADALVRRAAEGRPVLGICGGFQVLGEHIEDEVESRAGAVDGLGLLPVRIRFEPEKTLARPVGSALGEPVEGYEIHHGVAEVLGGEPFLDGCRVGAVWGTHWHGSLESDGFRRAFLREVASAAGRRFVPAADTSFSALREEQLDLLGDLIAEHADTDALLRLIEAGAPASLPFLPPGAP; translated from the coding sequence ATGAGCGGCGCGAAGCGCGGCGGCGGACTGCTCGTCGCGGGCACCACGTCGGACGCCGGCAAGAGCGTGGTCACGGCGGGCATCTGCCGGTGGCTGGCCCGCCAGGGCGTGAAGGTGGCGCCCTTCAAGGCGCAGAACATGTCGCTGAACTCCTTCGTCACGCGGGAGGGCGCCGAGATCGGGCGCGCCCAGGCCATGCAGGCCCAGGCGGCCCGCGTGGAGCCGACCGCGCTGATGAACCCGGTGCTCCTCAAGCCGGGCGGCGACCGCAGCAGCCAGGTCGTGCTGCTGGGCAAGCCCGTGGGCGAGATGAGCGCACGCGGCTACCACGGCGGGAGGCAGGAGCAGCTTCTCGGCATCGTCACGGACTGCCTGGAGCAGCTGCGGGGCACGTATGACGCCGTGATCTGCGAGGGGGCGGGGAGTCCGGCCGAGATCAATCTGCGCCGGACCGACATCGTGAACATGGGCATCGCGCGAGCCGCGCGGTTCCCGGTGGTCGTGGTCGGGGACATCGACCGGGGCGGGGTCTTCGCGTCCTTCTTCGGCACGACGGCGCTGCTGTCGCCCGAGGACCAGTCGCTGATCGCCGGGTACCTGGTCAACAAGTTCCGCGGGGACGTCTCGCTGCTGGAGCCCGGCATGGAGATGCTGCGCGGTCTGACCGGCCGCGCCACGTACGGGGTGCTGCCCTTCCAGCACGGGCTCGGCATCGACGAGGAGGACGGCCTGCGCGTCTCGCTGCGGGGCGCGGTACGGGAGTCCGTGGTGGCCCCGCCGGTCGGTGAGGACGTGCTGCGGGTCGCGGTGTGCGCGGTGCCGCTGATGTCGAACTTCACGGACGTCGACGCGCTCGCGGCGGAGCCGGGGGTCGTGGTCCGGTTCGTGGACCGGGCCGAGGAGCTGGCCGACGCGGACCTGGTCGTCGTACCCGGGACGCGCGGGACGGTGAAGGCCCTCGCCTGGCTGCGCGAGCGCGGGCTGGCCGACGCCCTGGTCCGGCGGGCTGCCGAGGGCCGGCCGGTGCTCGGCATCTGCGGCGGTTTCCAGGTGCTCGGCGAGCACATCGAGGACGAGGTCGAATCGCGGGCGGGAGCGGTGGACGGCCTCGGGCTGCTGCCCGTGCGCATCCGCTTCGAGCCGGAGAAGACCCTGGCGCGGCCGGTGGGTTCGGCGCTCGGCGAGCCGGTCGAGGGGTACGAGATCCACCACGGGGTCGCGGAGGTCCTGGGCGGGGAGCCCTTCCTGGACGGCTGCCGGGTCGGGGCCGTCTGGGGCACGCACTGGCACGGCTCGCTGGAGTCGGACGGCTTCCGCCGGGCGTTCCTGCGGGAGGTGGCTTCGGCCGCGGGGCGCCGGTTCGTACCGGCCGCGGACACCTCGTTCTCCGCCCTGCGGGAGGAGCAGCTGGACCTGCTCGGCGACTTGATCGCGGAGCACGCCGACACGGATGCCCTGCTGCGGCTGATCGAGGCCGGCGCCCCGGCGAGCCTGCCCTTCCTCCCCCCTGGCGCGCCGTGA
- a CDS encoding CapA family protein, which translates to MRTSARIGAALAGLAVVGGGIYGVPRLLDGVGHGDGSRASTAQQRLQGKPGTGPAEPSGTAPAGRPFTLVATGDIIPYPSIVQQSADDAGKAGEHDFRKILAGVKPLVSAADLAICHHEIPYGRPGGPYTGYPTFKAPHQLADALKDAGYDSCSTGSNHTLDDGYDGLARTLEHLDRVGIPHVGSARSPEEAKAPALLSAGGAKVAQLDYTYGTNGIPLPAGKPWAVNLIDKDRMIADARAARAGGANVVVLSVHWGTEWQTAPDEQQRELAQALTASRAADGLADIDLIIGTHNHVPQPYEKINGTWVVFGMGDQVASFVPADKLRGNQSSVPRFTFAPAAAHAGRWEVVKAEFLTQYSDMGPPFRVVCASCAASDSTLPAARRSEYARIDQQVTEAVLSRGAGGQGLEHAAR; encoded by the coding sequence ATGAGGACATCGGCCAGGATAGGCGCGGCCCTTGCCGGGCTGGCGGTCGTGGGCGGCGGGATCTACGGCGTGCCCCGGCTGCTCGACGGCGTCGGCCACGGCGACGGCAGCCGCGCGTCCACCGCGCAGCAGCGGCTCCAGGGCAAGCCCGGCACCGGGCCCGCCGAGCCGAGCGGCACGGCCCCGGCCGGGCGGCCGTTCACGCTGGTGGCGACGGGCGACATCATCCCGTACCCGTCGATCGTCCAGCAGTCCGCGGACGACGCCGGCAAGGCCGGGGAGCACGACTTCCGGAAGATACTCGCCGGGGTCAAACCCCTGGTGTCCGCCGCCGACCTGGCGATATGCCATCACGAGATACCGTACGGGCGGCCCGGCGGCCCCTACACCGGTTACCCGACCTTCAAGGCCCCGCACCAGCTGGCCGACGCGCTCAAGGACGCCGGGTACGACAGCTGTTCCACCGGCTCGAACCACACCCTGGACGACGGGTACGACGGCCTCGCCCGCACCCTCGAACACCTCGACCGGGTCGGCATTCCGCACGTCGGCTCGGCCCGCAGCCCGGAGGAGGCCAAGGCCCCGGCCCTGCTCTCGGCCGGCGGCGCGAAGGTCGCCCAGCTGGACTACACGTACGGCACGAACGGCATCCCGCTCCCCGCGGGCAAGCCGTGGGCCGTGAACCTGATCGACAAGGACCGGATGATCGCCGACGCCCGCGCGGCCCGGGCCGGCGGCGCGAACGTGGTCGTGCTCAGTGTCCACTGGGGCACCGAGTGGCAGACGGCGCCCGACGAGCAGCAGCGCGAGCTGGCGCAGGCCCTGACGGCCTCGCGCGCGGCCGACGGCCTCGCCGACATCGATCTGATCATCGGCACGCACAACCACGTGCCGCAGCCCTACGAGAAGATCAACGGCACCTGGGTGGTCTTCGGCATGGGTGACCAGGTCGCCAGTTTCGTACCGGCCGACAAGCTGCGCGGAAACCAGTCGTCGGTCCCCCGGTTCACCTTCGCCCCGGCGGCGGCTCACGCGGGCCGCTGGGAGGTGGTGAAGGCCGAATTCCTCACGCAGTACTCGGACATGGGGCCGCCGTTCCGCGTCGTCTGCGCCTCGTGCGCGGCCTCGGACAGCACGCTCCCGGCCGCCAGGCGGAGCGAGTACGCCCGGATCGACCAGCAGGTCACCGAGGCCGTGCTGTCACGCGGCGCGGGCGGGCAGGGCCTGGAGCACGCCGCCCGCTGA
- a CDS encoding ZIP family metal transporter, with translation MAVIVALGAFLMTLAGGWTAQRVTDRRHLVLGLAGGLMLGVVGLDLLPEALHAAGTEVFGVPLALLLFVGGFLVAHVVERLLAVRQAAHGGDDGARAPQVGLTAAAAMVGHSLADGVALGAAFQVGGGMGVAVALAVITHDFADGFNTYTLTSLYGNDRRKALMMLFADAAAPVVGAASTVLFTLPEEPLGAYLGFFGGVLLYLAAAEILPEAHHEHPALSTLMCTLGGVAGIWLVVGIAN, from the coding sequence ATGGCCGTGATCGTGGCACTGGGCGCGTTCCTGATGACCCTGGCGGGCGGATGGACGGCGCAGCGCGTCACCGACCGCCGCCACCTCGTACTGGGCCTGGCGGGCGGCCTGATGCTCGGCGTCGTCGGCCTCGACCTGCTCCCGGAGGCCCTGCACGCGGCGGGCACGGAGGTGTTCGGCGTCCCGCTCGCCCTGCTGCTCTTCGTGGGCGGATTCCTGGTGGCGCACGTCGTGGAACGGCTCCTCGCCGTACGCCAGGCCGCGCACGGCGGGGACGACGGCGCCCGCGCCCCTCAGGTCGGGCTCACCGCGGCCGCCGCGATGGTCGGCCACAGCCTCGCCGACGGCGTGGCCCTGGGCGCGGCCTTCCAGGTCGGCGGGGGGATGGGGGTGGCCGTGGCACTGGCCGTCATCACCCACGACTTCGCCGACGGGTTCAACACGTACACGCTCACCAGTCTCTACGGCAACGACCGCCGCAAGGCCCTGATGATGCTCTTCGCGGACGCCGCGGCCCCCGTCGTGGGTGCGGCGTCCACTGTGCTGTTCACTCTTCCGGAGGAACCGCTCGGCGCCTACCTCGGCTTCTTCGGCGGCGTCCTGCTGTACCTGGCGGCCGCCGAGATCCTGCCCGAGGCGCACCACGAACACCCCGCCCTGTCCACGCTGATGTGCACGCTGGGCGGGGTGGCCGGGATCTGGCTCGTGGTGGGGATCGCGAACTGA
- a CDS encoding putative cobaltochelatase produces the protein MSTPYPFTAVVGQTDLRLALLLNAVSPAVGGVLVRGEKGTAKSTAVRALSALLPQVDVVSGCRFSCAPAAPDPACPDGPHEPGPGAARPARMVELPVGASEDRLVGALDIERALAEGVKAFEPGLLADAHRGILYVDEVNLLHDHLIDLLLDAAAMGASYVEREGVSVRHAARFLLVGTMNPEEGELRPQLLDRFGLTVEVAASREPAQRVEVVRRRLAYEDDPAGFATRWAGDEHEVRARVVAARALLPQVVLGDNALLQIAATCAGFEVDGMRADIVMARTATALAAWAGRTTVLKEDVRRAALLALPHRRRRNPFDAPGLDEDKLDEILDRFEDEEPQEPDPDPDTEPEGPDDDGGGPDGGGGVPPQGNGPQASDAPPEPEPEPDPGSEPESAQSAPTDAPEAPQPSAREAGGPEQAAVRAAEPFRTKMLSVPGLGEGAAGRRSRARTAHGRTTGAQRPRGQLTKLHLAATVHAAAPHQKARGRSGPGLVIRKDDLRQATREGREGNLVLFVVDASGSMAARQRMSAVKGAVLSLLLDAYQRRDKVGLITFRGASAELALPPTSSVDAAAARLEQLPTGGRTPLAAGLLKAHEVLRIERLRDPSRRPLLVVVTDGRATSAGSAAGDPRELAGRSARLLQAGGVASVVVDCESGPVRLGLAGVLATDLGGPTVTLDGLRADSLAGLVKHVRTAVSSPASSASPAPHTNRRAA, from the coding sequence ATGAGCACGCCCTATCCGTTCACCGCAGTGGTCGGCCAGACCGACCTGCGGCTGGCGCTCCTGCTCAACGCCGTGAGCCCGGCGGTCGGCGGCGTGCTGGTGCGCGGCGAGAAGGGCACCGCCAAGTCCACCGCCGTGCGCGCGCTGTCCGCGCTGCTGCCGCAGGTGGACGTGGTCTCCGGCTGCCGGTTCTCGTGCGCGCCGGCCGCGCCCGACCCGGCCTGCCCGGACGGCCCGCACGAGCCCGGCCCGGGCGCTGCCCGGCCCGCCCGCATGGTGGAGCTGCCCGTCGGCGCCTCGGAGGACCGCCTCGTCGGCGCGCTCGACATCGAACGGGCCCTGGCGGAAGGCGTGAAGGCCTTCGAGCCCGGGCTGCTCGCCGACGCGCACCGCGGGATCCTGTACGTCGACGAGGTCAACCTCCTCCACGACCACCTGATCGACCTGCTGCTGGACGCCGCCGCTATGGGTGCCTCGTACGTCGAGCGCGAGGGCGTGTCCGTCCGGCACGCCGCCCGCTTCCTGCTCGTCGGCACGATGAACCCCGAGGAGGGCGAGCTGCGGCCGCAGCTCCTCGACCGGTTCGGGCTGACCGTCGAGGTCGCCGCCTCCCGCGAGCCCGCCCAGCGGGTGGAGGTCGTACGCCGCCGGCTCGCCTACGAGGACGACCCGGCCGGCTTCGCGACCCGCTGGGCCGGTGACGAACACGAGGTCCGCGCCCGGGTGGTGGCGGCGCGGGCGCTGCTCCCGCAGGTGGTGCTCGGCGACAACGCGCTGCTCCAGATCGCGGCGACCTGCGCCGGGTTCGAGGTCGACGGCATGCGGGCCGACATCGTGATGGCCCGGACCGCGACGGCGCTGGCCGCCTGGGCGGGCCGGACCACCGTGCTGAAGGAGGACGTGCGGCGGGCCGCGCTGCTGGCCCTCCCCCACCGGCGGCGGCGCAACCCGTTCGACGCGCCGGGCCTGGACGAGGACAAGCTGGACGAGATCCTGGACCGGTTCGAGGACGAGGAGCCGCAGGAGCCCGACCCGGACCCGGACACCGAGCCCGAGGGCCCGGACGACGACGGCGGCGGCCCCGACGGGGGCGGCGGGGTACCCCCGCAGGGCAATGGCCCCCAGGCGTCCGACGCCCCGCCGGAGCCGGAGCCGGAGCCGGACCCGGGGTCGGAGCCGGAGTCCGCGCAGAGCGCGCCCACGGACGCCCCCGAGGCCCCGCAGCCCTCCGCCCGGGAAGCCGGCGGGCCCGAACAGGCCGCCGTACGGGCCGCCGAGCCGTTCCGGACCAAGATGCTGAGCGTGCCGGGGCTCGGCGAGGGCGCTGCCGGGCGGCGTTCGCGCGCCCGCACCGCCCACGGCCGGACCACCGGGGCCCAGCGCCCCCGGGGCCAGCTGACCAAGCTGCACCTGGCGGCCACCGTGCACGCGGCCGCCCCGCACCAGAAGGCGCGCGGGCGCAGCGGGCCCGGCCTGGTGATCCGCAAGGACGACCTGCGCCAGGCCACGCGGGAGGGCCGCGAGGGCAACCTCGTCCTCTTCGTCGTCGACGCCTCCGGCTCGATGGCCGCCCGGCAGCGCATGAGCGCGGTCAAGGGCGCCGTGCTGTCGCTGCTCCTGGACGCCTACCAGCGCCGGGACAAGGTCGGCCTGATCACCTTCCGGGGGGCGAGCGCCGAACTGGCGCTGCCGCCCACCTCCTCGGTGGACGCGGCCGCGGCCCGGCTGGAGCAGCTGCCGACCGGTGGCCGCACCCCGCTGGCCGCCGGCCTGCTGAAGGCCCACGAGGTGCTGCGGATCGAACGGCTGCGGGATCCGAGCAGGCGCCCGCTGCTCGTGGTCGTCACCGACGGGCGGGCCACCTCGGCCGGCAGCGCGGCCGGCGACCCGCGGGAGCTCGCGGGGCGCAGTGCCCGGCTGCTGCAGGCCGGGGGCGTCGCGTCCGTCGTCGTCGACTGCGAGTCGGGGCCTGTCCGGCTGGGGCTGGCCGGGGTACTGGCCACCGATCTCGGCGGGCCCACCGTCACGCTCGACGGGCTGCGGGCCGACTCGCTGGCCGGGCTCGTGAAGCACGTTCGTACCGCGGTGTCATCTCCCGCATCTTCCGCATCTCCCGCACCGCACACCAACAGGAGGGCCGCGTAA